In the Bifidobacterium catenulatum PV20-2 genome, one interval contains:
- a CDS encoding alpha-glucosidase encodes MTDFNRSVLPDAVRSNGATPNPWWANAVVYQIYPRSFQDTNGDGVGDLKGITSRLDYLADLGVDVVWLSPVYRSPQDDNGYDISDYQDIDPLFGTLEDMDELLAEAHRRGLKIVMDLVVNHTSDEHAWFQASRDKDDPHADWYWWRPARPGHEPGAPGAEPNRWGSYFGGSAWQYDPKRGEYYLHQFSRKQPDLNWENPEVRKAVYRMMNWWMDRGIDGFRMDVITLISKHLDSHGRLPGEVDSELSEGEIGEEGYTNASPFCSDGPRLDEFLAEMRREVFEGREGYMNVGEAPGITPERNEFITNPAHKELDMLFLFDHVSVDQSPESKWDTHAFAPKKLQDRMSRQQEAVRNAGWASLFFCNHDQPRVVSRWGDDTDRESRELSAKAFGMLLHMHRGTPYIYEGEELGMTNAHFTELGQYRDLEAINAYRQRVEEAKCQSAESMMAALALIGRDNSRTPMQWDASRYAGFTAADAAVEPWIGVNPNHVEINAAEEFDDPDSVYTFYKKLIAMRHNNATVATGEWNLVAADSEQVYSFTRTGGDDTILVMVNLSDGTARVPAEVAQLLEDGVDESQVLLGTYDAVHSVKSIARGELARWEGVVIQL; translated from the coding sequence ATGACTGATTTTAATCGTTCCGTCCTTCCCGACGCCGTGCGTTCCAACGGTGCTACCCCGAACCCTTGGTGGGCCAACGCGGTGGTGTATCAGATCTACCCGCGTTCCTTCCAGGATACGAACGGCGACGGCGTCGGCGATCTGAAGGGCATCACCAGTCGTCTCGATTATTTGGCCGATCTTGGCGTGGACGTGGTGTGGCTTTCCCCGGTCTACCGGTCGCCGCAGGACGACAACGGCTACGATATTTCCGACTATCAGGACATCGACCCGCTGTTCGGCACGTTGGAGGACATGGACGAGCTGCTTGCCGAGGCGCACAGGCGCGGTCTGAAGATCGTGATGGATTTGGTGGTCAACCACACGTCCGACGAGCATGCCTGGTTCCAGGCCTCCCGGGACAAGGATGACCCGCATGCCGACTGGTATTGGTGGCGTCCGGCCAGGCCGGGCCACGAGCCGGGCGCTCCGGGTGCCGAACCGAACCGGTGGGGTTCGTATTTCGGCGGTTCCGCCTGGCAGTACGATCCGAAGCGCGGCGAATACTATCTCCACCAGTTCTCCAGGAAGCAGCCGGATCTCAATTGGGAGAATCCGGAGGTGCGCAAGGCCGTGTACAGGATGATGAACTGGTGGATGGACCGCGGCATTGACGGCTTCCGCATGGACGTGATCACCTTGATCTCGAAACATCTCGATAGCCACGGACGGCTGCCTGGAGAGGTCGACTCGGAATTATCCGAAGGAGAGATAGGCGAAGAGGGATACACGAACGCGAGCCCGTTCTGTTCCGATGGTCCGCGGCTCGATGAATTCCTCGCCGAAATGCGCCGTGAGGTGTTCGAGGGCCGTGAGGGCTACATGAACGTCGGCGAAGCGCCGGGCATCACTCCGGAACGCAACGAGTTTATTACCAATCCGGCCCACAAGGAACTCGACATGCTGTTCCTGTTCGACCACGTCAGTGTCGATCAATCCCCCGAATCAAAATGGGATACACACGCTTTTGCTCCTAAAAAACTTCAAGATAGAATGAGCAGACAGCAGGAGGCCGTGAGGAACGCCGGTTGGGCCAGCCTGTTCTTCTGCAACCACGACCAGCCGCGCGTCGTCTCCCGTTGGGGCGACGACACGGACCGCGAGTCGCGCGAGCTGAGCGCCAAGGCGTTCGGCATGCTGCTGCACATGCACCGCGGCACCCCTTACATTTACGAGGGCGAAGAGCTGGGCATGACCAACGCCCACTTCACCGAGCTCGGCCAGTACCGCGATCTGGAGGCCATCAACGCCTACCGCCAGCGCGTGGAGGAGGCCAAATGCCAGTCCGCAGAATCGATGATGGCGGCCCTCGCGCTCATCGGACGTGACAATTCGCGCACGCCGATGCAGTGGGATGCTTCCAGGTATGCAGGTTTCACCGCGGCGGACGCGGCGGTGGAACCGTGGATCGGCGTGAATCCGAATCATGTGGAGATCAACGCCGCCGAGGAGTTCGACGATCCTGATTCCGTGTACACGTTCTACAAGAAGCTCATCGCCATGCGCCACAATAACGCGACCGTCGCGACGGGCGAATGGAATCTGGTCGCGGCGGACAGCGAGCAGGTGTATTCCTTCACCCGTACCGGCGGCGACGACACGATTCTCGTCATGGTCAATCTCTCCGATGGGACGGCGCGGGTGCCTGCTGAGGTCGCGCAACTGCTTGAGGATGGCGTGGACGAGTCACAAGTACTGCTCGGCACCTATGATGCCGTACATAGCGTGAAGTCGATCGCTCGCGGCGAGCTCGCTCGCTGGGAGGGAGTCGTGATCCAGCTCTAA
- a CDS encoding LacI family DNA-binding transcriptional regulator has product MAGIKDVAALAGVSISTVSYVMTGKRPIGANTRRRVLQAARELGYLAKNGGPAPLSGETHFVALSSPVHDSTSYTNYCAYFLNFLKAARQLGYETLLLTEETGDEQLRSIIDTGMVDGVALMDVTMNDPRIELAQLSSIPVISIGHPMNEINVPCIDTDFIEMGEMIMQTLCRNGHSRILFAGGKEIDYERNGGANYLIRLRTSMHDAAARYKIHIDEEFTDEDDFDAAENLLERFISSENTAIVTQGGPLFLNNLVAATRQRGMKIPQDLSLISAGTYTDSIGKRLRIDEFPLMPAELCQLGMSMLVRLMDGTLKGKEKATLIHPVYRQRGSIASR; this is encoded by the coding sequence ATGGCTGGAATCAAGGACGTGGCGGCTCTTGCAGGAGTTTCCATAAGCACGGTTTCCTATGTGATGACAGGGAAACGTCCCATAGGGGCAAATACCCGTCGGAGAGTATTGCAAGCTGCGCGGGAACTTGGTTACTTGGCGAAAAACGGTGGTCCAGCTCCGTTGAGTGGTGAGACTCATTTCGTCGCGCTGAGTTCGCCCGTTCATGATTCCACCAGCTATACCAATTATTGTGCTTATTTTCTAAATTTTCTCAAAGCGGCCAGGCAACTTGGCTATGAAACGTTGCTGTTGACTGAGGAAACAGGAGATGAGCAACTTCGCTCTATCATCGATACTGGGATGGTGGATGGTGTCGCTCTTATGGATGTGACTATGAATGATCCCCGAATTGAATTAGCTCAGCTTTCAAGTATTCCGGTCATTTCTATTGGACATCCTATGAATGAAATAAATGTGCCATGCATTGATACCGATTTTATTGAAATGGGTGAAATGATCATGCAAACGCTTTGTCGTAATGGGCACAGCAGAATTCTGTTTGCAGGGGGGAAGGAGATTGATTACGAACGAAATGGAGGTGCAAATTACCTCATTCGACTCAGGACATCAATGCATGATGCTGCTGCGCGATACAAGATTCATATAGATGAAGAGTTTACCGACGAGGATGATTTCGATGCTGCCGAAAACCTACTTGAGAGGTTCATCTCGAGTGAGAACACAGCAATTGTGACTCAAGGCGGCCCATTATTCCTTAATAATCTTGTTGCTGCGACGCGGCAGCGTGGAATGAAGATTCCTCAAGATCTTTCGCTGATTTCAGCGGGAACATATACAGATTCCATAGGCAAGCGTCTGAGGATAGATGAATTTCCCTTGATGCCAGCAGAGTTGTGTCAACTGGGCATGAGCATGCTTGTTCGGCTCATGGATGGAACTCTAAAGGGAAAGGAAAAAGCAACATTGATTCATCCCGTATATAGGCAACGTGGATCCATAGCATCGCGTTGA
- a CDS encoding ABC transporter substrate-binding protein, whose product MRFSLGKIIALCGAAAMVVPLAACGTTQSETPDGGGKTVVNVWAWDNNLKANAKVFMKKNPNIVIKFTNAGSGKDEYKALNNALEAGSGIPDIAMIEYYAIPEYVIKGSLKNLNDYGTAKYKDFYTPGTWNAVNFNGGMYGMPVDSGPMAFYYDKEVFDKAGISEPPSTWDEFYQDAKKIKQIGSYITNDPGNAGFFNAMVWQAGGHPYSTSKDGTKVTVKLTTDKGVQKFCDFWQKMIDEGLIETKTKDSSDDWYRSVGSGEFASVISAAWAPGMFLNNASEGAGKWRIAQMPTWNVGEKVSSEYGGSSLALMSSSKNADAAYKFMEFASTNSDAIMSRVDQGGFPADLKTMSNDKFLSQTTMVNSDGDTVDYFGGEKFNAEFAEAAKRVTSKFEFLPYDVYARSVFTDTVGAAYTGQTTMKEGVKAWQDKLVEQGKSQGFTVNE is encoded by the coding sequence ATGAGGTTCTCATTAGGAAAAATAATTGCTCTCTGCGGTGCTGCGGCGATGGTTGTTCCATTGGCAGCGTGTGGAACAACTCAGTCGGAAACTCCCGATGGGGGCGGTAAGACGGTTGTTAATGTTTGGGCTTGGGATAACAATCTTAAAGCTAATGCTAAGGTTTTCATGAAGAAAAACCCTAACATTGTCATCAAATTTACCAATGCCGGTAGTGGTAAAGATGAATACAAAGCTCTGAATAATGCTTTGGAAGCTGGCAGTGGAATTCCGGATATAGCCATGATTGAATATTATGCGATTCCTGAGTATGTAATTAAGGGCTCTCTTAAAAATCTGAATGACTATGGGACTGCCAAATATAAGGATTTCTACACCCCAGGTACTTGGAATGCAGTGAATTTCAATGGCGGTATGTATGGTATGCCAGTCGACTCTGGACCAATGGCTTTTTACTATGACAAAGAGGTATTTGACAAAGCTGGCATTTCTGAGCCGCCAAGTACTTGGGATGAGTTCTATCAAGATGCAAAGAAGATTAAGCAGATTGGTTCATATATTACTAATGATCCAGGGAACGCCGGATTCTTCAATGCAATGGTCTGGCAAGCAGGTGGACACCCATATTCCACATCTAAAGACGGCACCAAGGTTACCGTCAAACTCACTACTGATAAAGGGGTGCAGAAATTCTGTGACTTCTGGCAAAAGATGATTGATGAAGGACTAATCGAAACGAAGACAAAAGATAGTTCTGATGATTGGTATCGTTCAGTTGGTTCCGGAGAATTTGCGAGCGTGATATCTGCTGCATGGGCTCCCGGCATGTTTTTAAACAATGCTTCGGAGGGTGCTGGAAAGTGGCGAATTGCTCAAATGCCAACGTGGAACGTCGGCGAGAAGGTAAGTTCTGAGTACGGCGGCTCCTCCCTTGCCCTGATGTCGTCATCCAAGAATGCGGATGCTGCGTACAAGTTTATGGAATTTGCCAGCACTAATTCTGATGCCATTATGTCCCGTGTGGACCAAGGTGGTTTTCCTGCTGATTTGAAGACCATGTCTAACGATAAATTCCTTAGCCAGACTACTATGGTGAACTCCGATGGAGACACGGTGGATTATTTTGGCGGTGAGAAGTTCAATGCTGAATTCGCCGAGGCTGCGAAGCGTGTCACATCTAAGTTCGAATTTCTGCCCTATGACGTTTATGCGCGAAGCGTTTTCACCGACACTGTCGGGGCGGCTTACACGGGACAGACCACAATGAAGGAAGGTGTGAAGGCTTGGCAGGACAAGCTCGTTGAGCAAGGAAAGAGCCAAGGCTTTACTGTGAACGAATAA
- a CDS encoding carbohydrate ABC transporter permease, whose protein sequence is MSATEVVANMPLHSATVRVNKHKADWRGWKFMWPFALVFVFVFVIPILYAIYISFFQKQMIGGTKFVGVSNYIRLFHDQQFWSSVGRVALFTCVQVPIMLFLSAAMALALDSMKLHGAKFFRITTFLPYAVPAVVSTLVWGFMYGAKYGLVGSLNDWLGTNLDVLSPNVLLASIGNIVTWEFTGYNMLIFYSSLSTIPHSLYEAASIDGASEWQIIKSIKLPELKGSLAITVIFSIIGSFQLFNEPSILQNMVPGNSITTYYTPNMYAYNLSFAGNQSNYAAALAITMAVITMAIAYAVQLNSMKEQMK, encoded by the coding sequence ATGTCAGCAACGGAAGTTGTTGCCAATATGCCACTGCATTCGGCAACCGTGCGTGTCAATAAACACAAGGCGGATTGGCGTGGTTGGAAGTTCATGTGGCCGTTCGCGTTGGTGTTCGTGTTCGTGTTCGTGATCCCGATCCTGTACGCGATCTACATCAGCTTCTTCCAGAAGCAGATGATCGGCGGCACGAAGTTCGTGGGAGTCAGCAATTACATTCGTCTGTTCCACGACCAGCAGTTCTGGAGCTCAGTCGGCAGGGTCGCGCTGTTCACCTGCGTGCAGGTGCCGATCATGCTGTTCCTGTCGGCGGCGATGGCCCTGGCGTTGGATTCCATGAAGCTGCACGGCGCGAAGTTCTTCCGCATCACCACGTTCCTACCGTACGCGGTGCCGGCCGTGGTGTCGACTTTGGTGTGGGGCTTCATGTACGGCGCGAAATACGGTCTGGTCGGCTCCCTGAACGACTGGCTGGGCACGAACCTCGACGTGCTGAGCCCGAACGTGCTGCTCGCTTCGATCGGCAACATCGTGACCTGGGAGTTCACGGGCTACAACATGCTGATCTTCTACAGCTCGCTGTCCACGATCCCGCACTCGCTGTACGAGGCCGCCAGCATTGACGGCGCGAGCGAATGGCAGATCATCAAGTCCATCAAGCTGCCCGAACTGAAGGGCTCGCTCGCGATCACGGTAATCTTCTCGATCATCGGCTCGTTCCAGCTGTTCAACGAGCCGAGCATCCTGCAGAACATGGTGCCGGGCAACTCGATCACCACGTATTACACGCCGAACATGTACGCGTACAACCTGAGCTTCGCGGGCAACCAGTCGAACTACGCCGCCGCCTTGGCGATCACGATGGCCGTGATCACGATGGCGATCGCGTACGCGGTGCAGCTCAACAGCATGAAGGAGCAGATGAAGTAA
- a CDS encoding carbohydrate ABC transporter permease, with protein sequence MSDTAMSTGYMTPQELKEQERAAKKAERARLKRVEMDEKAERRRAAKSGFANVSNPRRSKLLTIVCALFAVYCLFPFVYLLVNATKTQADFTSTFGLGFGHTFALWDNIVTVFTYQDGIFGRWLLNTLLYVVVGAGGATLLAIMGGYALAKFRFPGRKAVFAVIIGAISVPGIALAVPQFLLFAKLSLTNTPWAMIIPSLISPFGLYLMWIFSEQAVPTELLEAARVDGASELRTFFQVSLPLLAPGIVTTALFTIVATWNNYFLPLIMLKNSNWYPLTIGLNQWKDQASTAGGQAIQNLVITGSLITIIPLVIAFLCLQKYWQSGLSAGAVKE encoded by the coding sequence ATGAGCGATACTGCGATGTCGACGGGGTATATGACTCCCCAAGAGCTTAAAGAGCAGGAACGAGCCGCAAAGAAGGCCGAGAGGGCACGCTTGAAGCGCGTGGAAATGGATGAGAAGGCGGAGCGCAGACGCGCGGCGAAGTCCGGTTTCGCGAACGTGTCGAACCCGAGGCGCAGCAAGCTGCTGACCATCGTGTGCGCGCTGTTCGCGGTGTACTGCCTGTTCCCGTTCGTGTACCTGCTGGTCAACGCCACGAAGACGCAGGCCGACTTCACTTCGACGTTCGGCCTGGGCTTCGGCCACACGTTCGCCCTGTGGGACAACATCGTGACCGTGTTCACCTACCAGGACGGCATCTTCGGGCGCTGGCTGCTCAACACGCTCCTGTACGTGGTCGTGGGCGCGGGCGGCGCGACACTGCTGGCCATCATGGGCGGCTACGCGCTGGCGAAGTTCCGTTTCCCGGGCCGCAAGGCCGTGTTCGCGGTCATCATCGGCGCGATCAGCGTGCCGGGCATCGCGTTGGCGGTCCCCCAGTTCCTGCTGTTCGCCAAGCTCAGCCTGACGAACACGCCGTGGGCCATGATCATTCCATCGTTGATCAGCCCGTTTGGTTTGTATCTGATGTGGATCTTCTCCGAGCAGGCGGTTCCGACGGAATTGCTTGAAGCCGCACGAGTTGATGGAGCTTCGGAGCTCCGCACGTTCTTCCAGGTGTCCCTGCCGCTGTTGGCTCCGGGCATCGTTACGACGGCCCTGTTCACGATCGTGGCGACGTGGAACAACTACTTCCTGCCGTTGATCATGTTGAAAAATTCGAACTGGTATCCGTTGACAATCGGCCTGAACCAGTGGAAGGACCAGGCGAGCACCGCTGGCGGCCAGGCGATCCAGAATCTGGTGATCACGGGCTCGTTGATCACGATCATCCCGCTGGTCATCGCGTTCCTGTGCCTGCAGAAGTACTGGCAGTCCGGCCTCTCCGCGGGCGCAGTCAAGGAATAA
- a CDS encoding ROK family protein: MSGTQAKASPSDIRISNITAAFEQLFPATQMSRANIGKLIGLSRFTTSEVTGEMVDNRILRELGPDNREGRGKRSQVLAIDTDFWRIISIDLSNPRLTKGALADLSGRIVDRTELPTDNGCSVDDVISLCKQLITSTPLPILGIGIAVTGIVEPDGIVRKSVHLEWNELPLKAEVENATGVPVLVDNDTNAALVAERFFGNCSPNSMLISIGRGVGAALCLNDVIIGGSSSTAGEIAHVVVDPNGPTCECGKRGCLESLVSGDRLQERIAQDPASRTHILAEAGALLGRVMAIPAGLLDLRDISVYGAPEIVNTQFIDAMEDEIRRTVTTDYQKAPQIHRCKQGEDLTLRGQATIVIRTLVPTIHERGSFIGDA; this comes from the coding sequence GTGAGCGGCACTCAGGCAAAGGCTTCACCTTCCGATATTCGAATCAGCAATATCACCGCCGCATTCGAGCAGCTGTTCCCCGCAACGCAGATGTCACGAGCCAATATCGGCAAACTCATCGGACTTTCACGCTTCACCACCAGCGAAGTGACCGGTGAAATGGTCGACAATCGCATTCTGCGCGAACTCGGGCCAGACAATCGCGAGGGGCGTGGCAAACGTTCGCAAGTACTCGCCATCGACACTGATTTCTGGCGAATCATTTCCATCGACCTGTCGAATCCGAGACTCACCAAAGGAGCGCTGGCGGATCTTTCCGGCAGAATCGTGGACCGCACCGAACTTCCCACAGACAACGGTTGCAGCGTCGATGATGTAATCAGCCTGTGCAAGCAGCTCATCACTTCAACGCCACTGCCGATTCTCGGCATCGGCATCGCCGTGACCGGCATTGTGGAACCCGACGGCATAGTGCGCAAATCCGTGCACTTGGAGTGGAACGAACTGCCACTGAAAGCTGAAGTGGAAAACGCCACCGGAGTGCCTGTACTGGTAGACAACGACACCAACGCGGCGCTTGTGGCGGAACGATTCTTCGGAAACTGCTCCCCTAATTCCATGCTCATCTCCATCGGACGAGGCGTCGGTGCCGCACTATGCCTCAACGACGTCATCATCGGGGGAAGCTCCTCCACGGCCGGAGAGATCGCGCATGTGGTGGTCGATCCGAATGGACCGACCTGCGAATGTGGCAAACGGGGCTGCCTTGAATCGTTGGTTTCCGGCGACAGATTGCAGGAACGCATCGCACAGGATCCCGCCTCACGCACGCACATTCTCGCCGAAGCGGGCGCTCTGCTCGGTCGCGTCATGGCCATACCGGCCGGACTGCTGGATCTGCGTGACATTTCGGTATACGGGGCGCCAGAAATAGTCAATACTCAATTCATCGACGCAATGGAAGATGAAATCAGGCGCACCGTAACCACGGATTATCAGAAAGCGCCGCAAATTCACCGTTGCAAGCAAGGCGAGGATCTCACATTGCGCGGCCAGGCCACCATCGTAATCCGCACACTAGTGCCGACAATCCACGAACGGGGCTCCTTCATCGGCGATGCATGA
- a CDS encoding TenA family protein, translating into MTVNHVPEAPQSASGDYAWLGAEPGSVADQLYMSAADEWNQAINSRFVNEMLDDTLPESILKSYLIQDFKFFNQGIMSHAIELAPRQETKDMLAKQSQWFADNEATYFTGFLKEYGITDEEYNNSEQTPANREYCEYLTKLVQGTWEELITALCCMEWIYLDWAKRTIDAGVIQQIPAHKGWVDLHEGDHFRAWTGRLIALVNEYASVDGSEADVFRTIVHLERRFFEDSYPQQ; encoded by the coding sequence ATGACCGTGAATCATGTTCCAGAAGCACCACAGTCCGCAAGTGGTGATTATGCATGGCTGGGAGCTGAGCCGGGTTCTGTCGCCGATCAGCTGTACATGTCGGCTGCCGATGAATGGAATCAGGCCATCAATTCACGTTTTGTGAATGAAATGCTGGATGATACGCTTCCGGAATCGATTTTGAAGTCTTATTTAATTCAGGATTTCAAATTCTTTAATCAAGGCATTATGTCGCATGCAATTGAACTTGCGCCACGTCAGGAAACCAAAGATATGCTGGCAAAACAATCGCAATGGTTTGCTGATAATGAGGCAACATATTTTACGGGATTCCTTAAGGAATATGGAATTACTGATGAAGAATACAATAATTCCGAGCAAACTCCGGCAAATCGCGAGTATTGCGAATATCTCACCAAGCTGGTTCAGGGCACGTGGGAAGAACTGATCACCGCACTATGCTGCATGGAATGGATCTATCTCGATTGGGCCAAGCGCACCATCGACGCGGGTGTTATTCAGCAGATTCCGGCGCACAAAGGCTGGGTTGATTTGCATGAAGGCGATCATTTTCGCGCTTGGACGGGCCGCCTGATCGCGCTCGTCAACGAATACGCGTCGGTGGATGGCTCGGAAGCCGACGTGTTCCGTACTATCGTGCATCTCGAACGTCGCTTCTTTGAGGATTCCTACCCGCAGCAGTGA
- a CDS encoding glycoside hydrolase family 2 protein, producing the protein MLDVKRVLKAAPTKMRSQEPLQQLWTPWGEQIASEWLSSNAAHKAFCPAKDGERKLENGRTPILNEHPRPTMVRSNHTMLNGFWDYAIVSIPESDNGPKWRKSATALTRDEAVQAVKETAIPETFDGKILVPFSPESALSGVHQTIYPDNMIWYRTIVHPVTLGGEEAVRQIGDANRLILHFEAVDYVCACFIDGQFAGAHVGGYLPFDVDISAFVDPDDAFEIALCVYDPNDSGTQMRGKQKIEREGIWYTAQSGIWQSVWMEIVPEAYMQTLTLKGAADGRLFIRAEIGGDKPNAKLHIVVTDPADGAIVADERFAAGMRKVRTEIATRAEHLWSPEDPYLYDMTATLEFGAAKSQEKQDIVRSYCAFRTVEIKPDLKGVARFHLNGKPLFLKGVLDQGYWPDGLMTAPSDEALIHDIIAMKESGFNMLRKHIKIESARWYYHCDRLGMLVWQDAVSGGGEYNAWTTNRKPTLVRTTWNKYRDDTAKHFAALGADDSTYRRDWSRTCDAMVHMLAGHPSIVAWVLFNEGWGQFNACDAAERIHALDPTRPIDATSGWYDQRCGDFHSVHNYFRPLEIYPDKGPLRGYVAEYEKRHKRRRRAAHYAVLPVAQHGVRAFMISEFGGLAQLVADHAAVSRAYGYGEYDSIEDWRAAVRSVLASAESLESRGLAGYVYTQVSDVEEELNGLLTYDRRLNKFVQ; encoded by the coding sequence ATGTTGGACGTCAAGCGAGTGCTGAAAGCCGCGCCTACGAAAATGCGTTCTCAGGAGCCGCTGCAGCAGTTGTGGACGCCGTGGGGTGAGCAGATCGCCAGCGAATGGCTGTCTTCCAACGCGGCACACAAAGCGTTCTGCCCTGCGAAAGATGGTGAACGCAAACTGGAAAACGGCCGCACGCCAATCCTGAACGAACATCCGCGCCCAACCATGGTGCGTAGCAATCACACTATGCTCAACGGATTCTGGGATTACGCGATCGTATCCATTCCCGAAAGCGACAATGGCCCGAAATGGCGCAAATCCGCGACTGCACTCACCCGTGACGAAGCGGTGCAGGCAGTGAAGGAAACGGCCATTCCCGAAACGTTCGACGGTAAGATTTTGGTGCCCTTTTCGCCGGAATCCGCGCTTTCCGGCGTACATCAAACGATTTATCCCGACAATATGATCTGGTATCGCACGATTGTGCACCCTGTCACGCTTGGGGGAGAGGAAGCGGTTCGGCAGATCGGGGATGCGAATCGTTTGATTCTGCATTTCGAAGCGGTTGATTACGTGTGTGCCTGCTTTATCGACGGGCAGTTTGCAGGAGCGCATGTCGGGGGCTATCTGCCGTTCGATGTTGATATTTCGGCATTTGTCGATCCCGATGATGCTTTCGAGATTGCGTTGTGCGTGTATGATCCGAACGATTCGGGCACGCAGATGCGCGGTAAACAGAAGATCGAACGCGAGGGTATTTGGTACACCGCGCAAAGCGGTATTTGGCAGAGCGTGTGGATGGAGATCGTGCCGGAGGCGTACATGCAGACGCTCACGCTGAAGGGCGCTGCGGATGGCAGACTGTTCATTCGCGCGGAAATCGGCGGAGACAAGCCGAACGCTAAACTGCATATCGTCGTAACGGATCCTGCGGATGGCGCGATTGTTGCGGATGAGCGGTTTGCGGCCGGCATGCGCAAGGTGCGTACGGAAATCGCAACGCGGGCCGAGCACTTATGGTCGCCTGAAGATCCGTATTTGTATGACATGACGGCGACGTTGGAATTTGGCGCTGCGAAATCGCAAGAAAAGCAGGATATTGTGCGCTCGTATTGCGCATTCCGCACGGTTGAAATCAAGCCTGATTTGAAGGGTGTTGCGCGATTCCATCTCAACGGCAAACCGCTGTTCCTCAAGGGTGTGCTCGACCAGGGGTATTGGCCGGACGGCTTGATGACTGCGCCGAGCGACGAAGCGCTGATTCACGACATAATCGCCATGAAGGAATCCGGTTTCAATATGCTGCGTAAGCATATCAAAATTGAGTCCGCACGCTGGTACTACCATTGCGACCGCCTCGGCATGCTCGTATGGCAGGACGCGGTGTCGGGCGGCGGCGAATATAACGCGTGGACCACGAATCGCAAGCCGACGCTCGTGCGCACCACGTGGAACAAGTACCGCGACGACACGGCGAAGCATTTCGCGGCGCTTGGTGCAGACGATTCGACGTACCGCCGTGACTGGTCGCGCACTTGCGATGCCATGGTGCACATGCTTGCCGGCCACCCGTCGATTGTTGCGTGGGTGCTTTTCAACGAGGGTTGGGGACAGTTCAACGCATGTGATGCGGCAGAACGCATTCACGCGCTTGACCCGACGCGCCCGATTGACGCTACAAGCGGTTGGTACGACCAGCGTTGCGGCGACTTCCATAGTGTGCACAACTACTTCCGTCCGCTGGAAATCTACCCTGATAAGGGGCCGTTGCGCGGGTATGTGGCCGAATATGAGAAGAGGCACAAAAGGCGTCGTCGTGCCGCGCATTATGCGGTGTTGCCGGTGGCGCAGCATGGCGTTCGTGCGTTCATGATTTCGGAATTTGGTGGATTAGCGCAGTTGGTGGCCGATCATGCCGCGGTTTCGCGAGCTTACGGTTATGGCGAGTACGATTCGATTGAGGATTGGCGCGCTGCCGTCCGTTCCGTGCTTGCTTCGGCGGAATCGTTGGAATCACGCGGATTGGCGGGCTACGTGTACACGCAGGTTTCCGACGTCGAAGAAGAGCTCAACGGCCTCTTGACCTACGATCGCCGTCTCAACAAATTCGTGCAATGA